The following are encoded in a window of Caldalkalibacillus salinus genomic DNA:
- a CDS encoding argininosuccinate synthase gives MTANAKPKVVLAYSGGLDTSVCIKWLEDKYGYDVIALGLDVGEGKDLEGIKDKALQVGASKAYILDAKEIFAQHFILPALKANTLYEGKYPVSSALSRPLISQLLTQVAEEEGAEAVAHGCTGKGNDQVRFEVSVQALNPELKVIAPVREWGMTRDEEIEYAKEKGIPVPVDLENPYSIDANIWGRACEAGVLENPWTEAPEGAFDWTQSPEEAPDTPEYIEIGFEEGVPVSLNNQKMGLVDLIELLNDIGGKHGVGRIDHVENRLVGIKSREVYENPAALILIDAHQELEFLTLTRDVLKFKKQVEQQFTQIIYDGQWYSPLREALEAFVDQTQQNVTGTLRVKLYKGNMQVVGRQSPHSLYNEELATYSTGDAFDHNAAVGFIQLWGLSTKVYSEVQKSNGKEQKGLKHINLQPSVPEPGVKEHV, from the coding sequence ATGACAGCAAATGCAAAGCCGAAGGTGGTTCTCGCTTATTCTGGAGGTTTAGACACTTCCGTTTGTATAAAATGGTTAGAAGATAAATACGGTTATGACGTCATTGCCTTAGGCCTTGACGTTGGTGAAGGGAAGGATTTAGAGGGGATCAAAGACAAAGCCCTCCAAGTAGGAGCTTCCAAAGCGTATATTCTGGACGCAAAGGAGATTTTTGCCCAGCATTTTATCCTGCCAGCACTAAAGGCGAATACATTATATGAAGGCAAGTATCCCGTGTCTTCAGCCCTATCTCGCCCCCTAATCTCACAGTTATTAACCCAAGTGGCTGAGGAGGAAGGTGCTGAAGCCGTGGCTCATGGCTGTACGGGAAAAGGGAATGACCAGGTCCGTTTTGAGGTCTCAGTGCAAGCCTTGAATCCGGAATTAAAAGTCATTGCGCCAGTGCGTGAATGGGGCATGACGAGAGATGAAGAAATCGAATACGCCAAGGAGAAAGGCATACCTGTACCGGTAGATCTAGAAAACCCTTATTCCATTGACGCCAATATTTGGGGGCGTGCTTGTGAAGCTGGGGTATTAGAGAATCCATGGACCGAAGCGCCAGAGGGTGCCTTTGATTGGACACAATCCCCAGAAGAAGCGCCAGACACACCTGAGTATATTGAAATCGGGTTTGAAGAGGGGGTTCCAGTCTCCTTAAACAATCAAAAAATGGGACTTGTAGATCTGATCGAGTTACTCAATGACATTGGAGGCAAGCATGGCGTGGGGCGTATCGATCACGTTGAAAATAGACTCGTTGGGATTAAATCCAGAGAAGTATATGAAAACCCAGCCGCTTTAATCTTAATCGATGCCCATCAAGAATTGGAATTCCTCACTCTGACCAGAGATGTGCTCAAGTTTAAGAAGCAGGTAGAACAACAGTTTACTCAGATCATTTATGATGGCCAGTGGTACTCTCCTTTAAGAGAAGCACTTGAAGCGTTTGTTGATCAGACGCAACAAAATGTGACCGGCACGCTACGTGTCAAATTATATAAAGGTAATATGCAAGTGGTTGGACGTCAATCCCCACATAGCTTATATAATGAGGAACTTGCCACGTACTCAACAGGCGACGCTTTTGACCATAATGCTGCAGTCGGATTCATCCAACTATGGGGACTCTCGACAAAGGTTTATAGTGAAGTTCAAAAGAGCAATGGTAAGGAACAGAAAGGTCTGAAACATATTAACCTTCAACCGAGCGTACCGGAGCCAGGAGTTAAGGAACATGTCTAA
- a CDS encoding stalk domain-containing protein translates to MTLTSQPRIRPKALSVITLIASLALICIFIPFTDTEVSAAEQTSVKVDGQAVVFPDTQPTVSQGRTLVPLRPIVEAMGADVQWDSDNRVAHIAMEGQAELSVPVDYQYVQLDTQGESAAIKIDVPAQVLHGRTMVPLRVIGESLGYRVNWDSQTSTAAYVKTDETQQTFQSYTVDGDIEKLHPYELDVFWSVNEKRASASVQPLALHVDLSLVAREKSKDMLDNGYFDHTSPTYGTPFEMMTEFNLSYRAAGENIAAGQRSPEEVMNGWMNSPGHRQNIESESFTHIGVGFVSGSTGYRNYWTQMFMTP, encoded by the coding sequence ATGACATTGACAAGTCAACCAAGAATCCGTCCCAAGGCGCTATCAGTCATAACTTTAATTGCAAGTTTAGCACTTATATGTATCTTTATACCATTCACAGATACTGAAGTCAGCGCAGCTGAACAAACCTCAGTGAAGGTAGATGGACAAGCTGTCGTTTTCCCCGATACCCAACCGACTGTGTCTCAGGGACGCACGTTAGTCCCCCTACGCCCGATCGTTGAAGCCATGGGTGCAGATGTACAGTGGGATTCTGACAATAGGGTTGCTCATATTGCAATGGAAGGACAAGCTGAACTGAGTGTGCCCGTGGATTATCAGTATGTACAGTTGGACACGCAGGGAGAGTCTGCTGCAATAAAGATTGACGTGCCGGCACAAGTTCTACATGGACGCACAATGGTACCATTACGTGTAATTGGAGAAAGTTTGGGCTACCGCGTCAATTGGGATAGTCAAACGTCCACCGCCGCATATGTGAAGACGGATGAAACACAACAAACATTCCAAAGCTATACAGTCGATGGTGATATTGAAAAACTTCATCCGTATGAGCTTGACGTTTTCTGGAGCGTGAATGAAAAAAGAGCATCCGCATCCGTTCAACCTCTCGCTTTACATGTGGACCTCAGTCTAGTGGCTAGGGAAAAATCTAAGGATATGCTAGACAATGGGTATTTTGACCATACGTCTCCAACGTACGGGACACCATTTGAAATGATGACGGAGTTCAACTTAAGCTACCGTGCAGCAGGTGAGAACATCGCTGCCGGACAACGTTCCCCCGAAGAGGTGATGAACGGCTGGATGAATAGTCCGGGCCATCGACAAAATATCGAGAGTGAATCCTTCACTCATATTGGTGTGGGCTTTGTATCGGGTTCTACAGGTTATAGAAATTATTGGACCCAAATGTTCATGACGCCTTAA
- the argH gene encoding argininosuccinate lyase has translation MSKLWGGRFTKETNHLVDEYTASISFDQALALEDIEGSIAHVTMLAEQNIIEAHEADTIKEGLQKIKEKYLNGELRFSVEDEDIHMNIERLLIEEIGTVGGKLHTGRSRNDQVATDMHLYLKKKINQFISQLIDVQRAIINQAEAHVHTIIPGYTHLQRAQPISFAHHLLAYFWMFERDKSRLQDSLKRVDFSPLGAGALAGTTFPINRQRTAELLGFENVYPNSLDAVSDRDFILEFLFDASTIMTHMSRLSEELVIWSSQEFQFVELDDAFCTGSSIMPQKKNPDVPELLRAKTGRVNGNLVGLLTVLKGLPLAYNKDMQEDKEGMFDAVQTLDGALALLAPLIDSMSVNKDQMKQAVEQDYSNATDLADYLAAKGLPFREAHEVTGQVVLYAIQHKKMLSQLTLEEYNTFHDFFDEQVYDAIQPEQVVAVRNSEGGTAPTEVEKQIQLAKHLIDGKEDC, from the coding sequence ATGTCTAAGTTATGGGGCGGTCGTTTTACCAAAGAGACGAACCACTTAGTAGATGAATATACCGCGTCCATTTCCTTCGATCAGGCCTTAGCGCTAGAGGATATCGAAGGAAGTATCGCCCACGTTACGATGCTTGCCGAACAAAACATCATAGAGGCACACGAAGCGGACACGATCAAAGAAGGTCTACAAAAGATTAAGGAAAAATATCTTAATGGGGAGCTCCGTTTTTCTGTAGAAGATGAAGATATTCACATGAATATTGAAAGACTGCTCATAGAAGAAATCGGGACTGTTGGTGGAAAGCTGCATACAGGGCGCAGTCGGAATGATCAAGTGGCTACCGATATGCATCTGTATTTGAAGAAGAAGATTAATCAATTTATTTCACAACTCATTGATGTTCAACGGGCCATTATCAATCAAGCAGAAGCGCATGTGCATACGATCATACCAGGGTACACGCACCTCCAACGCGCACAGCCAATCTCTTTTGCACATCATTTACTCGCTTACTTCTGGATGTTTGAACGAGATAAAAGTCGTCTCCAAGATAGCCTCAAACGTGTGGATTTCTCTCCACTTGGGGCTGGAGCACTAGCGGGGACCACTTTCCCCATTAATAGACAGCGAACCGCAGAACTACTAGGTTTCGAGAATGTCTACCCTAACAGCTTAGACGCCGTCAGTGACCGGGACTTTATTCTGGAGTTTCTGTTTGACGCTTCGACCATTATGACTCACATGTCTCGATTATCCGAAGAACTCGTCATCTGGTCTAGTCAAGAATTTCAGTTCGTCGAGCTTGATGATGCTTTCTGTACCGGTTCTAGTATCATGCCACAGAAGAAGAATCCGGATGTTCCTGAGCTGTTAAGAGCCAAGACGGGGAGAGTGAACGGTAATCTTGTAGGGCTTCTCACTGTACTCAAAGGGCTGCCATTAGCGTATAACAAGGATATGCAAGAGGATAAAGAGGGGATGTTCGACGCCGTCCAAACGTTAGATGGCGCTCTTGCCTTACTGGCCCCTTTAATCGACTCCATGAGCGTGAACAAGGATCAGATGAAGCAAGCGGTAGAACAAGATTATTCCAACGCTACTGACCTCGCAGATTACCTTGCAGCAAAAGGGTTGCCTTTTCGAGAAGCGCACGAGGTGACAGGTCAGGTTGTGCTGTACGCCATCCAACACAAGAAGATGCTCTCCCAGCTTACCTTAGAGGAGTACAATACCTTTCATGATTTCTTTGATGAGCAGGTTTACGATGCCATACAGCCGGAGCAGGTTGTAGCGGTACGGAACAGTGAAGGGGGCACAGCGCCAACGGAGGTTGAAAAACAAATACAGCTCGCAAAGCATTTAATAGATGGGAAAGAAGACTGCTAA
- a CDS encoding ATP-grasp domain-containing protein: MNVLLIGTNISWVNKLNEYDSLNLYIVEEKDIWNKRNLGDVLDGKITKAYYIEYQLNEEAYKDVMKVANEVKANIIIPGVEYAVQCATLASSELGLPGLGTTAAYALTNKIKLRNALKESPIQQPQYQQVETAEDVRDFFLNINQPIILKPANRQASTGVIKIFDEKDIDAAWEHTLSASEGVFEADRTLEWEYIVEEIVQGREISTETIVKDGVVAFHNITCKHTSDGPYPVELGHYLPADVNEKQRQKVNDYINHVIDDLNIENGILHSEWIMDNEDVYLVECAGRAPGDFIFDLIKMKEGQCPYEITLKLLADIDAQKVYDRYPAVAIHFIIDQPGGIVEKVTGKEDVLADPDTVNLNVFAKPGWVIRDLTSSWSRLGYLITKGASGQQALEKAEELSKKIKIVTESKVKS; this comes from the coding sequence ATGAACGTCTTACTAATCGGAACTAATATATCATGGGTCAATAAATTAAATGAGTATGACTCTCTTAACCTATATATAGTAGAAGAAAAAGATATTTGGAATAAGAGAAATCTAGGTGATGTTCTTGATGGTAAAATAACAAAGGCCTACTATATAGAATATCAACTTAATGAAGAGGCCTACAAAGATGTGATGAAGGTCGCTAACGAGGTGAAAGCTAACATCATTATTCCTGGTGTAGAGTATGCTGTCCAATGTGCGACACTGGCCTCTAGTGAACTAGGTCTTCCTGGACTTGGCACCACAGCAGCTTACGCCTTAACAAACAAAATTAAGCTACGAAATGCCTTAAAAGAGAGTCCAATCCAACAACCTCAATATCAACAAGTTGAAACAGCTGAAGACGTTCGTGACTTCTTTCTAAACATCAATCAACCCATCATACTGAAGCCTGCTAATCGTCAAGCTAGCACAGGGGTCATCAAAATTTTTGATGAAAAAGATATAGACGCCGCATGGGAACACACACTCAGTGCTTCTGAAGGGGTTTTTGAGGCCGACCGCACCCTCGAGTGGGAATACATCGTTGAAGAAATTGTACAAGGAAGAGAAATTAGTACCGAAACTATCGTCAAAGATGGTGTGGTTGCATTTCATAATATCACCTGTAAGCATACCTCGGACGGACCTTATCCTGTAGAATTAGGTCACTATTTGCCTGCAGACGTCAATGAGAAACAAAGGCAAAAAGTAAATGACTATATCAATCATGTGATCGATGATCTTAATATTGAGAACGGTATTTTACACTCAGAGTGGATCATGGATAACGAGGATGTTTACCTGGTGGAATGTGCAGGCAGAGCACCAGGGGATTTTATCTTCGATCTCATCAAAATGAAAGAGGGTCAATGCCCTTATGAAATCACTCTCAAGTTACTAGCCGATATTGACGCCCAAAAAGTGTATGATCGATACCCTGCCGTTGCTATTCACTTTATCATCGATCAGCCTGGTGGTATTGTAGAAAAGGTGACTGGCAAAGAGGACGTTCTAGCTGACCCAGACACGGTTAATTTAAATGTTTTTGCAAAGCCTGGATGGGTCATTAGAGACTTAACAAGTTCGTGGAGCAGATTAGGATACCTCATTACCAAGGGGGCATCAGGTCAGCAAGCTTTAGAAAAAGCTGAAGAACTGTCTAAAAAGATTAAAATTGTCACCGAAAGCAAGGTTAAGTCTTAG
- the argF gene encoding ornithine carbamoyltransferase: MSIKPSEVTPEPCFQLKGKSMLNLADWAPEEVEYVLNHAIEMKKGKESPFYSRYENALGGQTLGMIFEKPSTRTRVSFEVGMFQLGGQAIYLNTNDIQLGRGESIEDTAQVLSRYVDAVMIRTHAHETLTRFDQYANIPVINGLCDLYHPTQVLADLLTIKEHKGKLQGLRIAYIGDGKNNMAHTLLLGATMMGMDMTVASPDDDLPQADIYEKAKEMATQSGAQLHLTTDPHAATKGVDVVITDVWTSMGQEDEQEARMKRLEPYQVNTDLCSHAATDYIFLHCLPAHRGEEVTADIIDGGHSVVFDEAENRLHAQKALLYAVMSR; this comes from the coding sequence ATGTCTATCAAACCGAGTGAAGTCACACCTGAACCGTGTTTTCAATTAAAAGGAAAAAGTATGCTCAATCTAGCCGATTGGGCACCTGAAGAGGTTGAGTATGTGCTCAACCATGCGATTGAGATGAAAAAAGGAAAAGAGAGTCCTTTTTACAGTCGTTATGAAAATGCATTGGGAGGTCAAACCCTGGGCATGATTTTCGAAAAACCCTCAACTAGAACGCGTGTCTCATTTGAAGTAGGCATGTTTCAGTTAGGCGGTCAAGCGATCTATCTCAATACGAACGATATTCAGCTAGGGCGAGGCGAGAGTATAGAAGATACGGCACAAGTTCTTTCACGCTATGTCGATGCGGTGATGATTCGCACACACGCTCACGAAACCCTCACACGATTTGATCAATATGCGAATATCCCCGTGATCAATGGCTTATGTGATCTCTATCATCCGACTCAGGTTCTCGCGGATCTACTCACCATTAAGGAGCACAAAGGAAAACTTCAAGGGCTTCGTATCGCGTACATCGGTGATGGTAAAAATAACATGGCCCATACGTTACTCTTGGGTGCAACGATGATGGGCATGGACATGACGGTTGCGAGTCCTGACGATGACTTGCCCCAAGCGGATATCTACGAGAAGGCTAAAGAGATGGCAACTCAATCGGGAGCGCAGCTGCATCTAACAACAGATCCACATGCTGCAACAAAAGGGGTCGATGTGGTAATTACGGACGTGTGGACCAGTATGGGGCAAGAGGATGAGCAAGAGGCGAGAATGAAACGGCTAGAGCCTTACCAAGTAAATACAGACCTATGTAGCCACGCGGCGACCGACTATATCTTTCTACACTGTTTACCGGCCCATCGGGGAGAAGAAGTCACAGCAGACATTATTGACGGTGGACATTCAGTTGTCTTTGATGAAGCGGAAAATCGTCTACACGCCCAAAAAGCACTATTATATGCAGTGATGTCACGCTAA